TTCTTTCGCTGATCCACGTGTGTCTGCCTTTCCTGTCCACACAAGTGCCTAAAACACTGCGGTTCTTTCCTAAAGAGCACGATAGTCCATGTCAGGGCTGAAACCATCCTGAACCGGTGTGAGGCTTTTGCCAGACTCGCGCAATCAATTCAAGGAAAGTGCAGGCCAGGACGGTAGTGGGGGGTTAATGGCAGCTCCCAGCAGGGACGCATATTGCAGTACTCCACCCCCTTATCAATCGAAAGTTGTCACCCGTTCGGGGAAATACGAAAGGTGTGCGTAGCAATGACCGCCGTTCCAGCCGGGGAATCGTGCACTCCGCTCCCCCACGTGATTACCCTCCGCAGGGCGGGCTGCACCACTGGGGGCACAAGGCCCTAGACTGTCCCAAGGCCAGTGCGCTTCCCCGCGCGACGGGTACGCCCGTCTTGGTCTGGCCGCCGCCCAGCTCACCTTCGGGGCACGTCTCGCCGGCATGCTGGGAGGGCGCGCATCTTTTACGTCTTAATCACTCACACCCAAGGAGAAGAGTCAGCAAATGTGTGGACTGCTTGGCTTCCTGTCTAGTAACGGCACCGCCCGGGATTTCTCCGGAGCCGTGGAACAGGCGTTGGTTTGCCAGCGTCACCGCGGCCCCGATGACTCTGAGTCACTTGCTACCGAGGACATCGTCCTGGGCTTCAATCGGCTGTCCATCGTTGACCTTGAGCATTCTCACCAGCCGCTGCGGTGGGGCCCGGAGGACAACCCGGAGCGCTACCTGCTGACCTTCAACGGTGAGATCTATAACTACATCGAGCTGCGCGAAGAACTCCAGGCGGCCGGCTATACCTTCCGCACGACGGGGGATTCAGAGACCATCGTGGTGGGCTTCCACCACTGGGGCGAGCAGGTTGTTGAGCACCTGCGGGGCATGTTCGCCTTTGGCATCTGGGATACCCAGGACAAGTCGCTGTTTATCGCCCGCGATCAGTTCGGCATCAAGCCACTGTTCGTCGCCTCCACCGACGCAGGCTTTGTCTTCTCCTCTGAGAAGAAGTCGATCCTGGACATGGCTCAGCCGCTGGGTCTGGATCTGGAGCTTTCCCGCCGCGCTATTGAGCACTACATCGACCTGCAGTATGTCCCGGAGCCGGAGACGCTGCACGCAGGCATTGGCAGGCTGGAGTCTGGCTGCACCGCCACGTTGACCCCCGGCGGAAAGTTCCAGCAGAAGCGCTACTTCCGCCCCCAGTTCCGCACCACCCCGGTGCAGCAGGGCAAGGAGCAGGAGCTCTTTGACCGGATTGCGCGCGTCCTGGAAGACAGCGTGGAAAAGCACATGCGTGCCGATGTCACCGTGGGCTCCTTCCTCTCCGGCGGCATCGACTCAACGGCGATCGCCGCGCTGGCCAAGCGCCACAACCCGAAGCTGTTGACCTTTACCACCGGGTTCGAGCGTGAGGGCTATTCGGAAGTTGACGTCGCCGCGGAGTCTGCCGCTGCCATTGGCACGGAGCACATCGTCAAGATCGTCTCTCCCGAGGAGTACGCCGAGGCCGTCCCGCGGATCATGTGGTACCTGGACGATCCGGTGGCGGATCCCTCGTTGGTGCCGCTCTACTTCGTCGCGGCGGAGGCCCGCAAGCACGTCAAGGTGGTGCTTTCTGGCGAGGGGGCAGACGAGCTGTTCGGTGGCTACACGATTTATAAGGAGCCGCTGTCCCTCGCGCCCTTTGAAAAGATCCCGTCTCCCCTGCGCA
Above is a genomic segment from Corynebacterium uberis containing:
- the asnB gene encoding asparagine synthase (glutamine-hydrolyzing), whose amino-acid sequence is MCGLLGFLSSNGTARDFSGAVEQALVCQRHRGPDDSESLATEDIVLGFNRLSIVDLEHSHQPLRWGPEDNPERYLLTFNGEIYNYIELREELQAAGYTFRTTGDSETIVVGFHHWGEQVVEHLRGMFAFGIWDTQDKSLFIARDQFGIKPLFVASTDAGFVFSSEKKSILDMAQPLGLDLELSRRAIEHYIDLQYVPEPETLHAGIGRLESGCTATLTPGGKFQQKRYFRPQFRTTPVQQGKEQELFDRIARVLEDSVEKHMRADVTVGSFLSGGIDSTAIAALAKRHNPKLLTFTTGFEREGYSEVDVAAESAAAIGTEHIVKIVSPEEYAEAVPRIMWYLDDPVADPSLVPLYFVAAEARKHVKVVLSGEGADELFGGYTIYKEPLSLAPFEKIPSPLRKGLRHLGALLPDGMKGKSLLDRGTQTMEERYYGNARSFNFEQMSRVAPWVRPEWDHKEVTAPIYAESTHMDPVARMQHLDLFTWMRGDILVKADKINMANSLELRVPFLDKEVFAVAESIPHDFKVSHGTTKYALRKALEQIVPAHVLHRRKLGFPVPMRHWLAGDELYGWAQDQITASQTEDIFNKSAVLEMLKEHRDGVSDHSRRLWTVLAFMIWHGIFVEDRIHPTIEHRDYPVDI